Proteins from a genomic interval of Zingiber officinale cultivar Zhangliang chromosome 2A, Zo_v1.1, whole genome shotgun sequence:
- the LOC122041156 gene encoding nuclear poly(A) polymerase 4-like isoform X1, whose product MSIGSSSEMGSAPPPTSTQYGITKPISTAGPTEVDLKRTAELERLLVDAGLYASKEESTKREEVLQELDNIVKNWVKQLTRQRGFSDQMVEKANAVIFTFGFYRLGWQVHGPGADVDTLCVGPSYVNQEEDFFIILHDLLDEMEEVSELHPVPDAHVPVLKFKFLGISIDLLYANISQLVISLDLDISHRFVLYIVDEATVGSQVCEFPDHSQILEVLGEEAWYLFKCHWISWSC is encoded by the exons ATGTCCATAGGTAGTTCTTCTGAAATGGGCAGTGCACCTCCACCTACCTCAACACAGTATGGCATAACCAAACCAATCTCGACTGCTGGACCTACTGAGGTTGATCTCAAGAGGACTGCTGAACTTGAAAGA CTCTTGGTTGATGCTGGACTGTATGCGAGCAAGGAAGAATCTACCAAGAGAGAGGAAGTATTACAAGAACTTGATAat ATTGTCAAAAACTGGGTGAAACAATTAACACGCCAAAGGGGGTTTTCTGATCAAATGGTTGAAAAAGCAAATGCTGTCATCTTCACATTTGGATTTTACAGATTGGGG TGGCAGGTTCATGGACCTGGGGCTGATGTTGACACTTTATGTGTTGGACCTTCCTATGTTAACCAAGAG GAGGATTTCTTTATTATTCTCCATGATCTATTGGATGAAATGGAGGAAGTCTCCGAACTACATCCAGTTCCTGATGCTCATGTTCCAGTTCTTAAATTTAAGTTCCTGGGAATATCCATCGATTTACTCTATGCCAATATATCACAGTTAGTTATTTCACTG GATCTTGACATATCACACAGGTTTGTACTTTATATTGTTGATGAGGCAACCGTCGGAAGTCAAGTTTGTG AATTTCCGGACCACTCTCAGATCCTTGAAGTTCTGGGCGAAGAGGCGTGGTATTTATTCAAAT GTCACTGGATTTCTTGGAGCTGTTAA
- the LOC122041156 gene encoding nuclear poly(A) polymerase 4-like isoform X2 codes for MSIGSSSEMGSAPPPTSTQYGITKPISTAGPTEVDLKRTAELERLLVDAGLYASKEESTKREEVLQELDNIVKNWVKQLTRQRGFSDQMVEKANAVIFTFGFYRLGVHGPGADVDTLCVGPSYVNQEEDFFIILHDLLDEMEEVSELHPVPDAHVPVLKFKFLGISIDLLYANISQLVISLDLDISHRFVLYIVDEATVGSQVCEFPDHSQILEVLGEEAWYLFKCHWISWSC; via the exons ATGTCCATAGGTAGTTCTTCTGAAATGGGCAGTGCACCTCCACCTACCTCAACACAGTATGGCATAACCAAACCAATCTCGACTGCTGGACCTACTGAGGTTGATCTCAAGAGGACTGCTGAACTTGAAAGA CTCTTGGTTGATGCTGGACTGTATGCGAGCAAGGAAGAATCTACCAAGAGAGAGGAAGTATTACAAGAACTTGATAat ATTGTCAAAAACTGGGTGAAACAATTAACACGCCAAAGGGGGTTTTCTGATCAAATGGTTGAAAAAGCAAATGCTGTCATCTTCACATTTGGATTTTACAGATTGGGG GTTCATGGACCTGGGGCTGATGTTGACACTTTATGTGTTGGACCTTCCTATGTTAACCAAGAG GAGGATTTCTTTATTATTCTCCATGATCTATTGGATGAAATGGAGGAAGTCTCCGAACTACATCCAGTTCCTGATGCTCATGTTCCAGTTCTTAAATTTAAGTTCCTGGGAATATCCATCGATTTACTCTATGCCAATATATCACAGTTAGTTATTTCACTG GATCTTGACATATCACACAGGTTTGTACTTTATATTGTTGATGAGGCAACCGTCGGAAGTCAAGTTTGTG AATTTCCGGACCACTCTCAGATCCTTGAAGTTCTGGGCGAAGAGGCGTGGTATTTATTCAAAT GTCACTGGATTTCTTGGAGCTGTTAA
- the LOC122041156 gene encoding nuclear poly(A) polymerase 4-like isoform X3, giving the protein MLVLLVDAGLYASKEESTKREEVLQELDNIVKNWVKQLTRQRGFSDQMVEKANAVIFTFGFYRLGWQVHGPGADVDTLCVGPSYVNQEEDFFIILHDLLDEMEEVSELHPVPDAHVPVLKFKFLGISIDLLYANISQLVISLDLDISHRFVLYIVDEATVGSQVCEFPDHSQILEVLGEEAWYLFKCHWISWSC; this is encoded by the exons ATGCTTGTT CTCTTGGTTGATGCTGGACTGTATGCGAGCAAGGAAGAATCTACCAAGAGAGAGGAAGTATTACAAGAACTTGATAat ATTGTCAAAAACTGGGTGAAACAATTAACACGCCAAAGGGGGTTTTCTGATCAAATGGTTGAAAAAGCAAATGCTGTCATCTTCACATTTGGATTTTACAGATTGGGG TGGCAGGTTCATGGACCTGGGGCTGATGTTGACACTTTATGTGTTGGACCTTCCTATGTTAACCAAGAG GAGGATTTCTTTATTATTCTCCATGATCTATTGGATGAAATGGAGGAAGTCTCCGAACTACATCCAGTTCCTGATGCTCATGTTCCAGTTCTTAAATTTAAGTTCCTGGGAATATCCATCGATTTACTCTATGCCAATATATCACAGTTAGTTATTTCACTG GATCTTGACATATCACACAGGTTTGTACTTTATATTGTTGATGAGGCAACCGTCGGAAGTCAAGTTTGTG AATTTCCGGACCACTCTCAGATCCTTGAAGTTCTGGGCGAAGAGGCGTGGTATTTATTCAAAT GTCACTGGATTTCTTGGAGCTGTTAA